A single Candidatus Binatia bacterium DNA region contains:
- a CDS encoding AMP-binding protein: MPHLIISGLERYDDRPCLHLGETTATYAEVRARASQYAQALQSKGLGVGSRVAVISANRPEVLYNIAAMQVTGCCGTALHPMGSLDDHAYVLEDAEVETLIFDPRLFAERAAELAERVPRLKNLLAFGPSQVGEDYAALADSFTPKRLVAPNVGAEDVGSIAFTGGTTGRPKGVLATYRGAAAMTMAQMAEWEWPEDCRVLIPTPLSHAGAALFVPTLQRGGALYVMEGFTPDEFFDTIEEHKITATFLVPVMIYYLLDSPRAATADMSSMQTIFYGASPMSPTRLKEGLEKWGHVFFQIYGQAEAPMVLSHMKKADHDPSKPNRLASCGRPSPWVTLALLDNDNEHVAEGEAGEICVRGPLVMKGYHGMPEATAEAFAGDWLHTGDVGRLDEDGFLHIVDRKKDMIVSGGFNVFPKEVEDVISAHPDVAQVAVIGVPDERWGESVKAVVVVRPGAEGSEELAGALIAAVKDAKGSVQAPKSVDFRDSIPLSAVGKPDKKALRGIYWGDQARGVN, translated from the coding sequence ATGCCGCATCTCATCATCAGCGGCCTCGAACGGTATGACGATCGCCCCTGCCTCCACCTCGGCGAGACGACAGCCACCTACGCGGAGGTTCGCGCTCGCGCGAGCCAGTATGCGCAGGCCCTCCAGTCCAAAGGGCTCGGGGTCGGATCCCGCGTCGCGGTGATCTCCGCGAACCGGCCGGAAGTGCTCTACAACATCGCCGCGATGCAGGTGACCGGTTGCTGCGGCACGGCGTTGCACCCGATGGGCTCGCTCGACGATCACGCCTATGTTCTCGAGGACGCGGAAGTCGAAACTCTCATCTTCGATCCGCGACTCTTTGCGGAACGGGCGGCCGAGTTGGCCGAGCGGGTGCCGCGACTGAAGAACCTACTCGCGTTCGGCCCCTCCCAAGTCGGGGAAGACTACGCGGCCCTCGCGGACAGCTTCACGCCGAAGCGACTCGTCGCACCGAACGTCGGCGCCGAGGACGTCGGCTCGATCGCGTTTACCGGTGGGACGACGGGCAGACCGAAGGGCGTGCTCGCGACGTACCGCGGCGCCGCCGCGATGACGATGGCGCAAATGGCCGAGTGGGAGTGGCCCGAAGACTGCCGGGTGTTGATCCCGACGCCCCTCTCGCACGCCGGAGCCGCGCTCTTCGTGCCGACGCTGCAACGCGGCGGTGCTCTCTACGTGATGGAAGGCTTCACACCGGACGAGTTCTTCGACACGATCGAGGAGCACAAGATCACGGCGACTTTCCTCGTACCCGTGATGATTTACTATCTGCTCGATTCCCCACGCGCCGCGACCGCGGACATGTCGAGCATGCAGACGATCTTCTACGGCGCCTCGCCGATGAGCCCCACCCGCCTGAAGGAGGGACTCGAGAAGTGGGGCCACGTATTCTTCCAGATCTACGGCCAGGCCGAAGCGCCGATGGTCCTCAGCCACATGAAGAAGGCCGACCACGACCCCTCCAAGCCGAATCGACTAGCCTCTTGCGGTCGGCCGTCGCCCTGGGTGACGCTCGCCCTACTCGACAACGACAACGAGCACGTCGCGGAGGGCGAAGCCGGTGAGATCTGCGTGCGTGGGCCGCTCGTCATGAAGGGCTACCACGGGATGCCCGAAGCCACGGCCGAAGCGTTCGCAGGCGACTGGCTCCACACCGGAGACGTCGGCCGACTCGACGAAGACGGCTTCCTTCACATCGTCGACCGCAAGAAAGACATGATCGTGAGCGGCGGCTTCAACGTCTTCCCCAAGGAAGTGGAGGACGTGATATCGGCGCACCCCGATGTCGCGCAGGTCGCGGTCATCGGCGTACCCGACGAGCGCTGGGGCGAGTCCGTCAAGGCGGTCGTCGTCGTACGACCCGGAGCCGAAGGTTCCGAAGAGCTCGCGGGCGCGCTTATCGCCGCGGTGAAAGACGCGAAAGGCTCCGTGCAGGCGCCGAAGTCCGTCGACTTCCGCGACTCGATTCCGCTCTCCGCGGTCGGCAAGCCCGACAAGAAGGCGCTGCGAGGCATCTACTGGGGCGACCAGGCGCGCGGCGTGAACTAG
- a CDS encoding carboxyl transferase domain-containing protein: MNKERSAPGPSPQDLRQKVEDTRAALMDDARPEAVAKRRTQELATARERLGALVDEGTFREVGALVQPDRSNELNRDLIAPADGAIAGTGMLDGREACVLAQDFTVYGGSIGAVADRKMGRLIARATDRGLPMVMLLEGGGHRIQDGMNAAHFAAASPVFHDLSRLSGWVPNVVAVMGQGFAGPTAYAALADFVVMIRGKSTMGIAGPALVKAGIGEEISKEDLGGAARQADQRGIADLAVDTEEECFAAIRKFLSYLPKNAGDPLPILACDDPADRRDDRLFDIVPANGRKVYDMRKVVSILTDAESVFELKPGFAKNILTCFARLGGRPVGILANQPFHKAGVLDAAACEKAAHFVGLCDAFGLPLVSLIDIPGMSIGSAAEDTGLGRRSGRLFFEMGIATVPRVSVVLRKGYGGGYYAMGGGRAFDADAAFAWPTAEICAMSIEGAVDVAYKKEYAAAEDPEVARQAMVDRIRSQTDALGAAGGFGIDDVIDPRDTRRLLIETFDSCPRRRADRSPPRVRPISPI; encoded by the coding sequence TTGAACAAGGAACGAAGCGCCCCGGGGCCGTCGCCTCAGGACCTGCGGCAGAAGGTCGAAGACACGAGAGCGGCGTTGATGGATGACGCGCGCCCCGAGGCCGTCGCGAAACGGCGCACGCAGGAGTTGGCGACCGCGCGCGAGCGGCTGGGCGCCCTTGTCGATGAGGGTACTTTTCGCGAGGTCGGTGCCCTCGTCCAACCCGATCGCAGCAACGAGCTCAATCGCGATCTCATCGCACCGGCGGACGGGGCCATTGCAGGCACGGGTATGCTGGATGGGCGCGAGGCGTGTGTGCTCGCGCAAGACTTCACCGTCTACGGAGGCAGCATCGGCGCGGTGGCCGACCGGAAGATGGGGCGGCTCATCGCGCGCGCCACCGATCGCGGTCTGCCGATGGTCATGCTCCTCGAGGGCGGTGGCCATCGCATCCAGGACGGTATGAACGCTGCGCATTTCGCCGCGGCGTCCCCGGTTTTTCATGACCTGAGCCGACTCTCGGGTTGGGTTCCGAACGTCGTCGCCGTGATGGGGCAGGGCTTCGCCGGTCCGACGGCGTACGCGGCGTTGGCCGACTTCGTCGTGATGATCCGCGGGAAGTCCACGATGGGCATCGCCGGCCCGGCGTTGGTGAAGGCCGGGATTGGTGAGGAGATCTCGAAGGAGGACCTCGGTGGCGCCGCACGGCAAGCGGACCAACGGGGCATCGCCGATCTCGCCGTCGACACCGAGGAAGAGTGCTTCGCGGCGATCCGAAAGTTTCTCTCCTACTTGCCGAAGAACGCCGGCGACCCGTTACCGATCCTTGCGTGCGACGACCCCGCGGACCGTCGCGACGACCGGCTCTTCGACATCGTTCCGGCGAACGGCCGCAAGGTCTACGACATGCGGAAGGTCGTCTCGATCCTCACGGATGCGGAAAGTGTCTTCGAGTTGAAGCCCGGCTTCGCGAAGAACATCCTCACCTGCTTCGCGCGGCTGGGTGGACGACCGGTCGGCATCCTCGCGAATCAGCCCTTTCATAAGGCCGGCGTCCTCGATGCGGCGGCTTGCGAGAAGGCCGCGCACTTCGTCGGGCTCTGCGACGCGTTCGGATTGCCGTTGGTGTCGCTGATCGACATTCCTGGCATGTCGATCGGTTCCGCGGCAGAAGACACCGGCCTCGGTCGTCGAAGTGGTCGGTTGTTCTTCGAGATGGGAATCGCAACCGTGCCTCGCGTCTCGGTCGTTCTTCGCAAAGGATACGGCGGTGGGTATTACGCGATGGGCGGCGGTCGAGCGTTCGATGCGGACGCCGCGTTTGCGTGGCCGACGGCCGAGATCTGCGCGATGTCGATCGAAGGTGCAGTCGACGTCGCGTACAAGAAGGAGTACGCGGCCGCGGAAGATCCCGAGGTGGCGCGTCAGGCGATGGTCGATCGCATTCGCAGTCAGACCGACGCCTTGGGTGCGGCCGGCGGCTTCGGCATCGATGACGTCATCGATCCGCGGGACACGCGGCGCCTGTTGATCGAGACGTTCGACTCGTGCCCGCGCCGCCGAGCGGACCGCAGCCCGCCCCGCGTCCGGCCGATCTCGCCGATCTGA
- a CDS encoding AMP-binding protein has protein sequence MVFDPRVPEREICVLPYQLERWARDKPDDVAILFCGGEKWTWRETLELTRRAAKGLQDRGVQPGDHVLSWQPNNREAVLTWFGLNYLGAVYVPLNTAYRANLLQHVVQLSDATLMICHADLAPRLEEIDCGSLREVIVTHGEASLPGLAVHPGATLLPEVGLSEMPCVVEPWDTQYIIFTSGTTGPSKAVLSSYLQGYAMGPEAHGYVDANDRSLINLPLFHAGGTIYFIMTVACGGSCFLDAYFKTDEFWQTVRDNELTSACLLAAMIPFLLKLPPSSGEKDHPLKKAVCVPWNEDAMAVGRRYGIEMRTTFNMTEISSPMVSDPFPPKSGTCGKVRAGVEARVVDQNDCEVSPGEAGELILRTERPWGMNHGYYKNPEATARAWRNGWFHTGDGFKYDEDGYFYFVDRIKDAIRRRGENISSFEVENEVTAFESVREAAAVPVPSDLGEDEVMVVVAAVEGKTLEPTELFHFLEPRMAHFMLPRFIRIVDELPKTPTQKVQKHILKAAGVTSDTWDREAAGIAVKRERIGR, from the coding sequence ATGGTCTTCGATCCACGAGTACCCGAACGAGAGATCTGCGTCCTTCCGTATCAACTCGAGCGCTGGGCACGGGATAAGCCCGACGATGTCGCGATCCTCTTCTGCGGAGGTGAGAAGTGGACCTGGCGCGAGACGCTCGAGCTCACGCGTCGTGCGGCGAAGGGGCTTCAGGACCGAGGCGTCCAACCGGGCGACCACGTTTTGTCGTGGCAGCCCAACAATAGGGAGGCCGTCCTCACCTGGTTCGGTTTGAACTATCTCGGCGCCGTCTACGTCCCTCTCAACACGGCCTACCGCGCCAACCTGCTGCAGCACGTCGTCCAACTCTCGGACGCGACGCTGATGATCTGCCACGCGGATCTCGCGCCCCGGCTGGAAGAGATCGATTGCGGCTCCTTGCGCGAAGTGATCGTCACGCACGGCGAAGCATCGCTGCCCGGTCTGGCCGTTCATCCAGGAGCCACGCTTCTGCCGGAGGTTGGTCTGAGCGAGATGCCCTGTGTCGTCGAGCCGTGGGACACGCAGTACATCATCTTCACGTCGGGAACGACGGGGCCGTCCAAGGCAGTTCTCTCCTCCTACCTGCAGGGTTACGCGATGGGTCCCGAGGCCCACGGGTATGTCGACGCGAACGACCGCTCGCTAATCAACCTGCCGCTGTTTCATGCCGGCGGGACGATCTACTTCATCATGACGGTCGCCTGCGGGGGCTCGTGCTTCCTCGACGCCTACTTCAAGACGGACGAGTTCTGGCAGACTGTGCGGGACAACGAGCTGACCTCGGCCTGTCTTCTCGCCGCCATGATCCCGTTCCTCTTGAAACTGCCGCCGAGCAGCGGCGAGAAAGATCATCCACTGAAGAAGGCCGTCTGCGTCCCATGGAACGAGGACGCGATGGCAGTGGGGCGTCGCTACGGCATCGAGATGCGGACGACGTTCAACATGACCGAGATCTCTTCGCCGATGGTTTCGGATCCGTTCCCGCCGAAGAGCGGAACGTGTGGCAAGGTCCGAGCGGGTGTGGAAGCACGGGTGGTCGACCAGAACGACTGCGAGGTCTCGCCGGGCGAGGCGGGTGAACTGATTCTGCGCACCGAGCGCCCGTGGGGGATGAACCACGGCTACTACAAGAACCCGGAAGCCACGGCGCGGGCGTGGCGCAACGGCTGGTTCCATACGGGGGACGGTTTTAAGTACGACGAAGACGGCTATTTCTACTTCGTCGACCGAATCAAGGATGCGATTCGTCGCCGCGGCGAGAACATCTCGTCCTTCGAAGTGGAGAACGAAGTCACCGCCTTCGAGTCCGTGCGGGAAGCGGCGGCCGTTCCCGTGCCGAGCGATCTCGGTGAGGATGAAGTAATGGTCGTCGTCGCGGCCGTCGAGGGAAAGACTCTCGAGCCGACGGAGTTGTTTCACTTCCTGGAGCCGCGCATGGCTCACTTCATGCTGCCGCGGTTCATCCGCATCGTCGATGAACTCCCGAAGACGCCAACGCAGAAGGTGCAGAAGCACATATTAAAGGCTGCGGGCGTCACTTCCGATACGTGGGACCGGGAGGCCGCCGGAATTGCTGTCAAGCGCGAGCGGATCGGTAGGTAG
- a CDS encoding thrombospondin type 3 repeat-containing protein produces MRGRITVRRDEPIAVQAGAGLLLGRLDANDGGGPIHYAGFLYGTSTDDLSTLGHLATVMVTSQTPIVDTDLDGIPDADDNCPLTPNPGQEDYDGDGEGDVCDLIEVPAFVKKGTIWTLKPEPRRLPLQDPPQEQGLHGTGPGAASFLHDEGKREHHRGEHELPGAHDREDGL; encoded by the coding sequence ATGCGCGGCCGCATCACCGTCCGGCGCGACGAGCCGATAGCCGTTCAGGCCGGCGCGGGCCTTCTCCTGGGGCGCCTCGACGCGAACGATGGCGGCGGGCCGATCCACTACGCCGGGTTCTTATACGGCACCAGCACGGACGACTTGAGCACGCTCGGCCACCTCGCGACCGTCATGGTGACGTCGCAGACGCCGATCGTCGACACCGATCTGGATGGTATCCCCGACGCCGACGACAACTGCCCGCTCACGCCGAACCCGGGTCAGGAAGATTACGACGGCGACGGTGAGGGCGACGTATGCGACCTGATCGAAGTGCCGGCCTTCGTGAAGAAGGGAACGATCTGGACCCTCAAGCCGGAACCCCGACGACTACCTCTTCAAGATCCGCCTCAAGAACAAGGGCTTCACGGGACCGGTCCAGGCGCCGCTTCGTTTCTACACGATGAAGGAAAACGTGAACATCACCGCGGAGAACACGAACTGCCGGGTGCACACGACCGGGAAGATGGTTTGTAA
- a CDS encoding TonB-dependent receptor, whose translation MNRFHSALRAFAFTLVLVLGGRAGAQPAAVEGSLPATPPPVEETALGEIDSGAREEGRALQAISKIEEITVTARRREEFLEDTPIAVTALSMASLQNSNVTRIDQIQQLVPNLTIQSGGSAQVAQIVIRGVGSSGVGVSFDPGVGLYIDGVYLPRAQGSIFDVVDIQSVEVLRGPQGTLFGKNTVGGAVSVTTVKPGDELKALFSVRPGNMGQIRTRMSLDVPVIDGMLFSRFTFASRNRDGYVYNKNFDEFWGEENGLSFIGALRFVPTSDLTIDVSGSWFKDQTHSASGECVFIQPGGLGSEDYYNRCRQTSPRVISTNVDQIAATSSWGAWGTIAYDVGDLGPLQEITAKSITSWRQQKSPTAGDVDGTALPVIQIANIGGADPIDGRAGTAQQVQQELQLAASAWEEKISFVTGAFLFWEKSDRRNGVQVPLVNQNNVTRVISDNWNWALFAQGTVSPLDWLSVTGGIRYTEDKKGSQQINRNVNLPEEDQVFVNVTGDKIFTAWTPMASLALFAPEEWLAPAQLDHLMGYFTYSRGFKGGGLNAVLGGDADLGLLPFEPETLDNFEIGAKIIGFDQRVTLNLAVFESKYDGIQRTQLESEIGDEGELEVRALTLNAAKARIRGVEAELRAIPIDGLMITANFGFLDAKYDSFPNSTNSLGGSEPLDRSGERLPNSPEYNSFVAAQYSIPVEVEGWLSGFLTPRVEWAYRDRDMFVGPELEQATQPGYSLLNARLSYDFLDDRAQVALWGRNLTDETYFNSAFNLAGSIGTLQRTYAAPRLWGAELTYQF comes from the coding sequence GTGAATCGTTTCCACAGCGCTCTGAGAGCTTTCGCCTTCACGCTCGTCCTGGTTCTTGGGGGCCGCGCGGGGGCGCAGCCCGCCGCAGTGGAAGGATCGCTGCCGGCCACGCCGCCTCCGGTCGAGGAGACCGCGTTGGGCGAGATCGATAGCGGCGCTCGTGAGGAAGGACGCGCGCTTCAGGCGATCTCGAAGATCGAGGAGATCACGGTTACGGCGCGGCGTCGCGAAGAGTTCCTCGAAGACACTCCGATTGCCGTGACGGCCCTCAGCATGGCGTCGTTGCAGAACTCCAACGTCACGCGGATCGACCAGATCCAGCAGCTCGTCCCTAACCTCACGATCCAGAGTGGCGGATCCGCGCAGGTCGCCCAGATCGTCATTCGTGGTGTCGGTAGCTCCGGCGTCGGCGTGTCGTTCGATCCGGGAGTGGGTCTCTACATCGACGGCGTGTACTTGCCGCGCGCGCAGGGCTCGATCTTCGACGTGGTCGACATCCAGTCGGTCGAAGTCTTGCGCGGTCCGCAGGGGACCTTGTTCGGAAAGAACACTGTGGGCGGCGCCGTGAGTGTCACGACGGTGAAGCCCGGCGACGAGTTGAAGGCGCTGTTTTCGGTGCGCCCCGGAAACATGGGGCAGATCCGCACGCGCATGAGTCTCGACGTTCCGGTCATCGATGGGATGTTGTTCTCGCGGTTCACCTTCGCCTCACGTAATCGCGACGGCTACGTGTACAACAAGAACTTCGACGAGTTCTGGGGTGAGGAGAACGGCCTCTCGTTCATCGGCGCACTGCGTTTCGTGCCGACGAGTGATCTCACGATCGACGTGAGCGGCAGCTGGTTCAAGGATCAAACTCACAGCGCGAGCGGCGAGTGTGTCTTCATCCAGCCGGGAGGGCTGGGCAGCGAGGACTACTACAACCGTTGTCGCCAGACGAGCCCGCGTGTGATTTCGACGAACGTCGACCAGATCGCAGCGACGTCGTCTTGGGGTGCCTGGGGAACGATTGCGTACGACGTCGGGGATCTTGGCCCGCTGCAGGAGATCACGGCGAAGTCGATCACGAGTTGGCGTCAGCAGAAGAGTCCGACGGCGGGGGACGTAGACGGAACGGCGCTCCCGGTAATCCAGATCGCGAACATTGGCGGCGCGGACCCGATCGACGGGCGGGCCGGGACGGCGCAGCAGGTTCAGCAAGAGCTGCAGCTCGCGGCGTCCGCGTGGGAGGAGAAGATCAGCTTCGTGACCGGCGCCTTCCTCTTCTGGGAGAAGTCGGATCGCCGCAACGGTGTGCAGGTTCCCCTCGTCAATCAGAACAACGTCACCCGGGTGATCTCGGACAACTGGAACTGGGCCCTGTTCGCTCAAGGCACGGTGAGCCCGCTCGACTGGCTCAGCGTCACGGGCGGGATCCGGTACACCGAAGACAAGAAGGGTAGTCAGCAAATCAATCGGAACGTGAACCTTCCCGAAGAGGATCAGGTTTTCGTCAACGTGACGGGGGACAAGATCTTCACGGCTTGGACGCCGATGGCGAGTCTCGCGCTCTTCGCTCCCGAGGAGTGGCTCGCGCCGGCGCAGCTCGATCACCTGATGGGCTACTTCACGTACTCGCGCGGCTTCAAAGGGGGCGGCTTGAATGCGGTTCTGGGTGGTGATGCCGATCTCGGACTGCTCCCGTTCGAGCCGGAGACGCTCGATAACTTCGAGATCGGTGCCAAGATCATCGGGTTCGATCAGCGCGTCACGTTGAATCTGGCGGTGTTCGAAAGCAAGTACGACGGCATTCAGAGGACGCAGCTCGAATCGGAGATCGGCGACGAGGGGGAACTCGAGGTTCGCGCCCTCACCCTCAACGCGGCGAAGGCGAGGATCCGGGGCGTCGAGGCGGAGCTCCGGGCGATTCCGATCGACGGCCTGATGATCACCGCGAACTTCGGCTTCCTCGATGCGAAGTACGATTCCTTCCCGAACTCCACGAACTCGCTCGGGGGGTCGGAGCCCCTGGATCGCTCGGGCGAGCGGCTTCCCAACTCGCCCGAGTACAACTCGTTCGTGGCTGCTCAGTACTCGATTCCGGTCGAGGTGGAGGGCTGGCTCTCGGGCTTCCTCACCCCCCGCGTCGAGTGGGCCTACCGGGATCGGGACATGTTCGTCGGCCCGGAACTCGAGCAGGCCACGCAGCCAGGGTACAGCCTGCTGAACGCGCGGCTGAGCTACGACTTCCTGGACGACCGGGCGCAGGTCGCTCTCTGGGGCCGGAATCTGACGGACGAGACCTACTTCAATTCGGCCTTCAATCTCGCCGGTTCGATCGGAACCCTCCAGAGGACCTACGCGGCTCCTCGGCTCTGGGGGGCCGAGCTGACCTACCAGTTCTAA